In Synechococcus sp. PCC 6312, one genomic interval encodes:
- a CDS encoding alpha-E domain-containing protein, with amino-acid sequence MLSRVADAIYWLNRYIERAENIARFVDVNLNLLLDLPMVGEQWHPLVLTTGDLAFFQQHYGNPTAENVIQCLTFDSHYPNSIYSCMRAARENASSIREVISSEMWLEVNSFYAFVRDAAKSQPQGDIADFLAKVKQASHSFTGVMDATMTHNEGWHFGQMGRLLERADKTSRILDVKYYLLLPSVEDVGSSIDELGWIALLKSASAYEMYRKRGQHRITPAGVADFLILDAEFPRAIRSCLLHVEQYMYKVTGTPIGSWKLPVERVIGRLRSELDYLTIEEIISRGMHEFLDQLQTQINQVDQEIFNTFFALEAVA; translated from the coding sequence ATGTTGAGTCGTGTTGCTGATGCTATTTACTGGCTGAATCGGTATATTGAACGAGCCGAAAATATTGCCCGCTTTGTAGATGTAAACTTAAATCTGCTCTTAGATTTACCCATGGTAGGCGAGCAGTGGCATCCCTTAGTTTTGACCACTGGAGATCTGGCCTTTTTCCAACAGCATTATGGGAATCCTACCGCTGAGAACGTGATCCAATGTCTCACCTTTGATAGTCATTACCCAAACTCGATCTATTCCTGTATGCGGGCGGCGCGGGAAAATGCCTCCTCCATTCGAGAAGTAATTTCCTCGGAGATGTGGCTAGAGGTGAATAGTTTTTATGCCTTTGTGCGAGACGCAGCCAAAAGTCAGCCCCAGGGAGATATTGCTGATTTCTTAGCTAAGGTTAAACAGGCCAGCCATTCGTTTACAGGGGTGATGGATGCAACAATGACCCATAATGAGGGGTGGCATTTTGGGCAGATGGGGCGATTGCTAGAGCGGGCGGATAAAACCAGTCGGATTTTGGATGTGAAATATTACTTACTCTTGCCTTCTGTGGAGGATGTGGGGTCTTCCATTGATGAGTTGGGTTGGATTGCTCTGCTAAAGTCTGCCAGTGCCTATGAAATGTATCGCAAGCGGGGACAACATCGGATTACACCTGCTGGAGTCGCGGACTTTTTGATTTTAGATGCTGAGTTTCCCCGGGCAATTCGCTCTTGCTTACTCCATGTTGAGCAGTATATGTATAAAGTTACGGGAACACCAATTGGCTCTTGGAAGCTCCCTGTGGAACGGGTCATTGGGCGTTTGCGTTCAGAGTTGGATTATTTAACCATTGAGGAAATCATTTCTCGCGGAATGCATGAATTTCTAGATCAACTGCAAACCCAAATTAACCAAGTGGATCAAGAAATCTTTAATACGTTTTTTGCATTGGAGGCCGTTGCTTAG
- a CDS encoding transglutaminase family protein, giving the protein MRYFIQHQTTYNYAQAIELLPHTIRLRPRVSGSQLLHQFSCQVLPLPQNQTLVLDAEGNSVIHLWWGRQPTQQLQVQITAEVETLCTNPFNFVLEPWATHFPLNYPTLTLHSLQAYLTPPLPPVGFDPVAYQLAQDIAQACDSNIILFLNQLTQKLYEHSTYQIREVGSPWPPCLTWQKQSGSCRDLTVLFMEACRCMGLAARFVSGYQEGDTDSTERHLHAWAEVYLPGAGWLGYDPTHGLAVADRHIALVAAAHPLNASPVSGSVRGSGVQSEMSYQLAISVLA; this is encoded by the coding sequence GTGCGTTACTTCATTCAACACCAAACAACCTACAATTACGCCCAGGCCATTGAACTTTTACCCCATACGATCCGCCTCCGGCCAAGGGTTTCTGGGTCACAATTGCTGCATCAATTTAGCTGTCAAGTGTTACCGCTGCCGCAAAACCAAACCCTAGTCTTAGATGCAGAAGGAAACTCGGTTATTCATCTCTGGTGGGGGCGACAACCCACTCAGCAACTCCAAGTTCAAATTACGGCCGAGGTGGAAACCTTATGTACCAATCCCTTTAATTTTGTTTTAGAACCCTGGGCAACCCATTTTCCACTCAATTATCCCACCCTCACCCTCCATAGCCTCCAGGCCTATCTCACCCCACCCCTACCCCCCGTTGGGTTTGACCCGGTTGCCTATCAATTGGCCCAAGATATTGCCCAGGCCTGTGACAGCAACATCATCCTCTTCCTAAACCAACTGACCCAAAAACTTTATGAACACAGCACCTACCAAATTCGGGAAGTTGGCTCTCCCTGGCCCCCCTGTTTGACCTGGCAAAAGCAATCCGGTTCCTGTCGGGATTTAACGGTTTTGTTTATGGAAGCCTGTCGCTGTATGGGGTTGGCGGCCCGGTTTGTCAGTGGCTACCAAGAAGGGGATACCGACAGCACTGAGCGACATTTACATGCTTGGGCAGAAGTCTATTTACCGGGGGCTGGCTGGCTGGGCTATGATCCAACCCATGGTTTAGCGGTGGCGGATCGGCATATTGCCCTGGTGGCGGCGGCTCATCCCCTCAATGCATCTCCAGTGAGCGGTTCTGTGCGCGGATCAGGGGTTCAGTCAGAGATGAGTTACCAACTGGCTATTTCTGTTTTAGCCTAA
- the purC gene encoding phosphoribosylaminoimidazolesuccinocarboxamide synthase, protein MTATNHPNLFDLAPEHKLYEGKAKIIYKTPDPQVLLAYFKDDATAFNAQKKGAIVGKGRMNCQISSHLFRYLAHQAIASHFMDQLAPDVMQVQAVEIIPLEVVVRNRAAGSLCKQTGLELGLVLPVPLVEFYLKDDALGDPLLTPDRLSLLDLASAAEIAQLRGQALKINSLLTHFFQDCGITLVDFKLEFGRNPQGKILLADEISPDTCRLWNQAESDTNRRVMDKDRFRQDLGDIEAAYKSVMERVLAQEL, encoded by the coding sequence ATGACTGCAACCAATCACCCAAATCTATTTGACCTAGCCCCAGAACATAAACTCTATGAGGGTAAGGCAAAGATTATCTACAAAACCCCAGATCCCCAGGTTTTACTCGCCTATTTCAAGGATGATGCCACAGCGTTTAATGCCCAAAAAAAGGGTGCAATTGTCGGCAAAGGACGGATGAACTGCCAGATTTCCAGTCATTTATTTCGTTACTTAGCCCACCAGGCCATTGCCAGTCATTTTATGGATCAGCTTGCCCCCGATGTCATGCAAGTCCAGGCTGTAGAGATTATTCCCCTGGAAGTGGTTGTCCGGAATCGGGCTGCTGGGAGTCTTTGCAAACAAACGGGCCTGGAATTGGGGCTGGTTTTGCCAGTTCCATTGGTAGAATTTTATCTGAAGGACGATGCCTTGGGTGATCCCCTCCTGACCCCAGATCGCTTAAGCCTGCTGGATCTGGCCAGTGCTGCCGAAATTGCCCAACTGCGGGGCCAGGCCTTGAAAATCAACAGTCTCTTGACCCACTTTTTTCAGGACTGTGGCATTACCCTGGTGGACTTTAAGTTAGAGTTCGGTCGCAATCCCCAGGGCAAAATTTTACTAGCCGATGAAATTAGTCCAGATACCTGTCGTTTATGGAACCAGGCCGAGTCAGATACCAATCGCCGGGTTATGGATAAGGATCGGTTTCGTCAAGATTTAGGCGATATCGAAGCTGCCTATAAGAGCGTTATGGAGCGGGTTTTAGCGCAGGAACTCTGA
- a CDS encoding GNAT family N-acetyltransferase yields the protein MLRLETTRMILRPMTLADSHDLLLVLSDPDAMKFYPQPFDDQMTKTWINCNRQRYRDHGFGLWALVLKKSGQVIGDCGLVLQEVNGVEMVELGFHVQRQLWGQGLATEAAQACCQYGFSQLKLKRLICLIHPQNLASRRVAEKIGMNLVAADTTWQDRKVCIYEMNCCQA from the coding sequence ATGCTTCGACTAGAAACAACTCGCATGATCCTCCGGCCGATGACCTTAGCAGATAGTCATGATTTACTGCTGGTTCTTTCTGATCCCGACGCAATGAAGTTTTATCCTCAGCCCTTTGATGATCAGATGACTAAAACCTGGATCAACTGTAATCGCCAAAGATACCGCGATCATGGCTTTGGCCTGTGGGCATTAGTTCTGAAAAAGAGTGGTCAAGTGATTGGGGATTGTGGCTTAGTTTTACAGGAGGTTAATGGAGTTGAAATGGTTGAACTTGGGTTTCACGTTCAGCGGCAACTTTGGGGCCAGGGTTTAGCCACAGAAGCAGCCCAGGCCTGTTGTCAGTATGGGTTCAGTCAACTAAAACTTAAACGATTAATCTGTCTCATTCATCCTCAAAATCTTGCCTCTAGGCGCGTCGCCGAAAAAATTGGCATGAACTTAGTTGCAGCAGACACAACCTGGCAAGATCGAAAGGTGTGTATCTATGAGATGAACTGTTGTCAGGCCTAA
- the truB gene encoding tRNA pseudouridine(55) synthase TruB codes for MNNRLQLSGFLNLNKPEGFTSHDCVAKVRRIFRLKRVGHGGTLDPMATGVLPIALGSATRLLPYLPTEKAYRGVIQLGLVTDTDDITGTIISQANASEITQAQVRQRLDIFQKGYDQLPPAYSAVQIEGKRLYQLARNGQRIDIPTRWVDIFNLEVLAWQPGPTPTLELSIRCGPGTYIRAIARDLGAALGVGGTLVSLVRTKSCGFELVNALTLGDLSPESTTLISPGLALQHLPAIKLDSEIAKRWCCGQKMAIETVNLTTPYQVLDQAGTLLGIGQLEDDIFRAKVVLPSHIDHSMDNNASTRNNSHDPPADDLSR; via the coding sequence ATGAATAATAGGCTGCAATTATCTGGGTTTCTTAATCTGAATAAACCAGAGGGATTTACCTCCCATGATTGTGTGGCTAAGGTGCGGCGGATTTTTAGACTTAAGCGGGTTGGTCATGGCGGAACGTTAGATCCAATGGCAACTGGGGTGTTACCAATTGCCTTAGGTTCTGCGACCCGTTTGTTGCCCTACTTGCCCACAGAAAAAGCCTATCGAGGGGTGATCCAACTGGGCCTGGTGACCGATACAGACGACATAACAGGAACAATTATTTCTCAGGCCAATGCTAGTGAAATAACTCAAGCACAGGTGAGGCAAAGGTTAGACATCTTTCAAAAGGGGTACGATCAACTTCCACCGGCCTATAGTGCCGTTCAAATTGAGGGGAAACGACTCTACCAGTTAGCCCGAAACGGTCAAAGGATTGATATCCCGACACGCTGGGTTGATATTTTCAATCTTGAGGTTTTAGCTTGGCAACCCGGCCCGACCCCAACATTGGAACTATCCATTCGCTGTGGCCCCGGAACCTATATTCGCGCCATCGCTAGAGACTTGGGTGCAGCTTTAGGTGTTGGGGGAACTTTAGTTAGCTTAGTTCGGACAAAAAGTTGTGGATTTGAGTTGGTTAATGCGCTGACTCTTGGTGATCTCAGCCCAGAATCTACAACTTTAATTTCCCCAGGCCTGGCTCTGCAACATCTCCCAGCCATTAAATTGGACTCAGAAATTGCTAAACGCTGGTGTTGTGGGCAGAAAATGGCGATTGAAACCGTAAATTTAACCACTCCCTATCAAGTGTTGGATCAAGCCGGAACATTACTCGGCATTGGTCAGCTTGAAGACGATATTTTCCGTGCTAAAGTTGTCCTCCCTAGCCACATTGATCATTCAATGGACAACAATGCTTCGACTAGAAACAACTCGCATGATCCTCCGGCCGATGACCTTAGCAGATAG
- a CDS encoding GTP-binding protein has protein sequence MVMSTTSVPVTVLTGYLGAGKTTLLNRILTYEHGKKVAVIVNEFGEVGIDHQLVVNADEEIFEMNNGCICCTVRGDLIRIIGNLMRRRDKFDHLVIETTGLADPAPVIQTFFMDDDVRSQAQLDAVVTVVDTKHIEHHWDADEALEQIGFADIILLNKTDLVSPEQLLRLEERIRGMNALAKIYRTQNAEISMDAILGVQAFDLDRALEVDPNFLNEVAHEHDETVGSVAIRESGEVDGERLDGWLSHLLQTQGANIFRMKGILNLAGEDHRFVFQGVHMLFDGRADRLWKSPAERKNELVFIGRNLDAAMLTQGFQACLLP, from the coding sequence ATGGTGATGTCCACTACATCTGTACCTGTAACGGTCTTGACTGGATATTTGGGGGCCGGAAAAACCACCTTACTGAACCGAATTTTGACTTACGAACATGGCAAGAAGGTGGCCGTGATTGTCAATGAATTTGGCGAAGTTGGGATTGATCATCAACTGGTTGTCAATGCTGATGAAGAAATTTTTGAGATGAACAATGGCTGTATTTGCTGCACAGTCCGGGGCGATCTGATTCGGATTATTGGCAATCTGATGCGGCGGCGGGATAAGTTTGACCACTTGGTGATTGAAACCACCGGCCTGGCGGATCCGGCTCCTGTGATTCAAACCTTTTTTATGGATGATGATGTCCGCTCCCAGGCCCAATTAGATGCGGTCGTGACGGTGGTTGATACCAAACATATTGAGCACCATTGGGATGCGGATGAAGCCCTGGAGCAGATTGGCTTTGCCGATATAATTTTGTTAAACAAAACCGATTTAGTCTCCCCAGAGCAGTTGCTAAGACTGGAAGAACGAATCCGCGGGATGAATGCCCTGGCTAAAATTTACCGGACTCAAAATGCCGAAATCTCTATGGATGCCATTCTGGGGGTGCAAGCCTTTGATTTAGACCGAGCCTTAGAAGTTGATCCCAATTTCCTCAATGAAGTGGCCCATGAACATGATGAAACCGTGGGGTCTGTGGCCATTAGAGAATCCGGGGAAGTGGACGGGGAGCGACTCGATGGTTGGCTGAGTCACCTGTTGCAAACCCAAGGGGCCAATATCTTTCGGATGAAGGGGATTCTCAATCTGGCTGGGGAAGATCACCGCTTTGTCTTTCAGGGAGTCCATATGTTGTTTGATGGCCGGGCTGACCGACTTTGGAAATCCCCAGCGGAACGAAAAAACGAACTGGTCTTTATTGGCCGAAACTTAGATGCTGCAATGCTGACTCAAGGATTCCAGGCCTGCCTTCTTCCATGA
- a CDS encoding WD40 repeat domain-containing protein, with product MTNSVPKFQPVFTGELSDYVTGLAWSSRGLLAACSAAGEVGIADGEVLKLIKQADGYSLSQVLFSTDGQFLAAAGQTGDVFIWQLDSQATATLITTLHNPGVWIDHLAWHPTRAELAIGLKHYVQVWDVVAQAVITTLDFAASSILGLDWHPAGDYLAVGGYQGIRVWTAADWDEEPQHLELMSACVGLAWAGNGEFMAAANIDRTLSVWQWGDISPWEMRGFPGKVKQLVWSDLASSSGAPLLASSCAEGIVVWERDQDIGWASRILDLHQQAVITVVFQPNSLLLASAGSEGWLCLWDQAQEPIQILEGVKVGFSTLAWSRDGSLVAAGGQVGEVLVWQNVENISINN from the coding sequence ATGACTAACTCTGTGCCCAAGTTTCAACCCGTCTTTACGGGGGAATTGAGTGATTATGTCACGGGCCTGGCCTGGTCATCTAGGGGGCTATTGGCAGCCTGCTCGGCGGCGGGAGAAGTTGGAATTGCTGATGGTGAAGTCCTTAAGCTAATTAAACAAGCCGATGGCTACTCCCTTAGTCAGGTATTATTTTCGACCGATGGGCAGTTCTTGGCAGCGGCGGGGCAAACAGGGGATGTCTTCATCTGGCAGCTTGATTCTCAGGCCACGGCAACCTTAATCACCACTCTCCATAATCCGGGAGTTTGGATTGATCATCTGGCCTGGCATCCCACGCGCGCAGAATTGGCCATTGGTCTGAAGCATTATGTCCAAGTTTGGGATGTTGTTGCGCAAGCGGTGATCACCACCTTAGATTTTGCTGCGTCTTCGATTTTGGGACTGGACTGGCATCCTGCGGGAGATTATTTGGCGGTGGGTGGGTACCAAGGGATTCGGGTTTGGACCGCAGCGGATTGGGATGAAGAACCTCAACATTTAGAGTTAATGTCCGCTTGTGTTGGCCTGGCCTGGGCGGGTAATGGGGAGTTTATGGCGGCGGCAAATATTGATCGCACCCTTTCCGTTTGGCAGTGGGGAGATATCAGTCCCTGGGAAATGCGGGGGTTTCCGGGCAAGGTTAAACAACTGGTTTGGTCGGATTTGGCCTCTAGCTCTGGTGCGCCCTTGTTAGCCTCAAGCTGTGCCGAGGGCATTGTTGTTTGGGAGCGAGATCAAGACATTGGTTGGGCTTCCAGAATTTTAGATCTGCATCAGCAGGCCGTGATCACCGTTGTCTTTCAACCCAACAGCTTACTGTTAGCCTCGGCCGGTTCAGAGGGTTGGCTCTGTTTATGGGATCAGGCCCAGGAGCCAATTCAAATTCTTGAAGGAGTAAAAGTCGGTTTTAGTACCCTGGCCTGGAGCAGAGATGGCAGTTTAGTGGCGGCTGGGGGGCAGGTCGGGGAAGTTCTAGTTTGGCAAAACGTTGAAAATATTTCGATAAATAATTAA
- a CDS encoding cupin domain-containing protein produces MNQSPISATSIPAIQGQTIYPEPYASLVQGRLKRKLGDFFGLKNFGVNLTDLAPGTQSALLHHHSQQDEFIFILEGTPTLILGDRELILGPGDCYGFPAGTGIAHQLVNPSAEPVRYLEIGDRSPNDQVNYPNDDLQATLIDGQWIITHKDGQLYQ; encoded by the coding sequence ATGAATCAATCACCAATTTCCGCAACATCTATCCCCGCCATCCAGGGGCAGACCATCTACCCAGAACCTTATGCCTCTCTAGTTCAAGGGCGGTTGAAACGAAAATTAGGGGACTTTTTTGGACTGAAAAATTTTGGGGTAAATTTAACCGATTTGGCCCCCGGTACCCAGTCCGCCCTGCTCCACCATCACTCCCAGCAGGATGAATTCATTTTTATTTTGGAAGGAACACCAACCCTAATTCTGGGTGATCGGGAACTTATCTTGGGGCCTGGGGATTGTTATGGGTTTCCAGCCGGCACTGGGATTGCTCATCAATTAGTCAACCCATCAGCAGAACCTGTCAGATACTTAGAGATTGGTGACCGCAGCCCCAACGATCAGGTTAACTATCCTAATGATGATCTCCAGGCCACCTTAATCGATGGGCAATGGATAATTACTCACAAAGATGGCCAACTCTATCAATGA
- a CDS encoding ammonium transporter, whose protein sequence is MSRRRPLLRRSQINLWLSRPPKLRTFAGLGAVILLLSATAGLAQGVEVPKDLNEVATSLQSLQVAANTIWVLFTACLVFFMNAGFCMLETGFCRPKNAVNLLAKNLIVFALSSISFWAIGFAIMFGDGNEFMGNSGFFLMGADNSPATGDAYEGVYSALSWTATPLLAKFFFQLVFAGTAATIVSGAVAERIKFYAFFAFSLLLVGISYPITGHWIWGGGWLAKLGFWDFAGSTVVHAVGGWAALMGAALLGPRIGRYTEDGGAVAIPGHNFAIATLGCLILWLGWFGFNPGSTMTADASAIAHITVTTNMAAAFGGATATVISTLYFGKPDLSMIINGILAGLVAITAPCAFVSIESAILIGIVAGIIIVFSVVYVDKLRIDDPVGAVSVHLVNGTWGTLSVGLFAAGPGKLYAEGLGPARGLLLGGGADQLWHQFIGVATVGLFTVVFATVAWFLIDKTIGIRVSPDEEIEGLDLGEHGMEAYAGFMFRDEVKGFVDLLKKMSAGR, encoded by the coding sequence GTGTCCCGCCGCCGTCCTTTGCTTCGCCGTTCTCAGATTAATCTCTGGCTTTCTCGTCCCCCGAAATTGCGCACCTTTGCCGGCCTGGGGGCTGTGATTCTTCTGTTGTCAGCTACGGCTGGTTTAGCCCAAGGAGTTGAGGTTCCCAAGGACTTAAATGAGGTAGCGACGAGCCTCCAATCGTTGCAGGTAGCCGCGAATACGATTTGGGTTCTGTTTACGGCTTGTCTTGTCTTCTTCATGAATGCTGGCTTTTGTATGTTGGAGACGGGATTCTGTCGCCCGAAAAATGCCGTTAACCTATTGGCGAAAAACTTAATTGTCTTTGCCTTGTCTTCGATCTCCTTTTGGGCCATTGGTTTTGCCATCATGTTCGGAGACGGTAACGAGTTTATGGGTAATTCTGGCTTCTTTCTCATGGGGGCCGACAATAGTCCGGCGACTGGAGATGCCTATGAAGGTGTCTATAGTGCCTTGAGTTGGACGGCAACTCCCCTGTTAGCCAAGTTTTTCTTTCAACTGGTGTTTGCGGGTACGGCAGCAACCATTGTTTCGGGAGCGGTGGCCGAACGGATTAAGTTCTACGCCTTCTTTGCCTTTAGCTTGCTGTTAGTGGGAATTTCCTATCCCATTACCGGACATTGGATTTGGGGCGGGGGTTGGCTGGCCAAATTGGGCTTTTGGGACTTTGCTGGCTCCACAGTGGTTCACGCAGTCGGGGGCTGGGCAGCCTTGATGGGCGCGGCATTGCTGGGGCCAAGGATTGGGCGTTACACGGAAGATGGCGGGGCTGTAGCGATTCCCGGCCATAATTTTGCCATTGCGACTTTGGGCTGTTTGATTCTTTGGTTGGGTTGGTTTGGCTTTAACCCCGGTTCTACGATGACAGCAGATGCCAGTGCCATTGCCCACATTACCGTAACGACGAATATGGCGGCGGCCTTTGGGGGAGCGACTGCAACGGTGATTTCCACGCTCTATTTTGGCAAGCCTGACCTTTCGATGATTATCAATGGGATTTTGGCCGGCCTGGTGGCCATTACGGCTCCCTGTGCCTTTGTCAGTATTGAGAGTGCAATTTTGATTGGAATTGTTGCTGGAATCATTATCGTCTTTTCGGTAGTTTATGTGGACAAACTGCGGATTGACGATCCGGTTGGGGCTGTTTCGGTGCATTTGGTGAATGGGACATGGGGAACCTTAAGCGTAGGACTGTTTGCGGCGGGGCCTGGGAAGCTCTATGCCGAGGGACTGGGGCCAGCTAGGGGCCTATTGCTGGGTGGCGGTGCAGATCAACTTTGGCATCAGTTTATTGGGGTGGCGACTGTTGGCCTGTTTACCGTTGTTTTTGCGACAGTGGCCTGGTTCCTGATTGATAAAACGATTGGGATTCGAGTTTCTCCAGATGAAGAGATCGAGGGCCTGGACTTGGGAGAACACGGGATGGAAGCCTATGCTGGGTTTATGTTCCGGGATGAAGTCAAAGGCTTTGTAGATCTGCTGAAAAAAATGTCTGCTGGACGTTAA